The following are from one region of the Candidatus Eisenbacteria bacterium genome:
- a CDS encoding aminopeptidase P family protein: protein MSTKKKPAVLHIADSMTSADLLYLTRFPSGDPFIYLQSGGKTTIAVTDFEVGRASSESIADEVLPFSRLHELAGKADLVSAAAALLKWKKIRQVEVPSQFAVGAAEELRKLGVITRVKPDPFVPERQTKTSREVRMITDVQRKTEKAMENAIHWIASASVRRGTLYVGGRPLTAEMVRKRIHLDLMEEDCLGASTIVACGDQAVDPHNIGIGPLKANTPIVIDIFPRSQATYYFADITRTVVKGKASETVKKMFRTVREGQRIAFSMIRPGVRADKVHEAIVEYFQSEGFKTGIQGGKLQGFIHGTGHGLGLEIHEPPRVSKVQLQLQTGNVVTVEPGLYYKGHGGVRLEDVALVTPQGNRNLTRAPKILEV, encoded by the coding sequence ATGAGCACGAAGAAGAAACCCGCGGTTCTGCACATCGCCGACAGCATGACGAGCGCCGATCTCCTCTACCTGACCCGTTTCCCGAGCGGCGACCCGTTCATCTATTTGCAGTCCGGGGGCAAGACGACGATCGCAGTGACCGACTTCGAGGTCGGCCGCGCCTCCTCCGAATCGATCGCCGACGAAGTCCTCCCCTTCTCCCGCCTCCACGAGCTGGCGGGGAAGGCCGATCTCGTCTCCGCCGCCGCGGCCCTTCTCAAATGGAAGAAGATCCGCCAGGTCGAGGTCCCCTCGCAGTTCGCGGTCGGCGCGGCCGAGGAACTCCGCAAGCTAGGGGTGATAACCCGCGTGAAGCCCGACCCGTTCGTCCCCGAGCGGCAGACAAAGACCTCTCGCGAAGTCCGCATGATCACGGACGTGCAAAGGAAGACCGAGAAGGCGATGGAGAACGCAATTCACTGGATCGCCTCCGCATCGGTCCGCCGCGGAACGCTCTACGTGGGCGGCCGCCCCCTCACCGCCGAGATGGTGCGCAAGCGAATCCATCTCGACCTGATGGAGGAGGATTGCCTCGGCGCCTCGACGATCGTCGCCTGCGGCGACCAGGCCGTCGATCCGCACAACATCGGGATCGGCCCGCTCAAGGCGAACACGCCGATCGTGATCGACATCTTCCCGCGCTCGCAGGCCACCTACTACTTCGCCGACATCACAAGGACGGTCGTCAAGGGGAAAGCTTCGGAGACGGTGAAGAAGATGTTCCGCACCGTGCGCGAGGGACAAAGAATCGCGTTCTCGATGATTCGGCCCGGCGTGCGCGCCGATAAGGTCCACGAGGCGATCGTCGAGTACTTTCAGTCGGAAGGTTTCAAGACCGGCATTCAAGGCGGCAAGCTGCAAGGGTTCATCCACGGAACCGGACACGGGCTGGGACTCGAAATCCATGAGCCCCCGCGCGTCTCGAAAGTGCAGCTCCAGCTTCAGACGGGGAACGTGGTGACGGTGGAGCCGGGTCTCTACTACAAGGGACACGGAGGCGTTCGCCTCGAGGACGTGGCGCTCGTCACGCCTCAGGGGAACCGGAACCTCACGCGCGCTCCCAAGATCCTCGAGGTGTAG
- a CDS encoding NADH-quinone oxidoreductase subunit N, with protein MNGTVLGNAESIRYFLPEIVLVGTILAVIAFELFAGRGRATDPPTAIGRRSPVCDGTLAIGILGVAGSLAALLSLGYEGPLLLFEGAIAWDPFSVFFRWFSLAVAAAVLLIAHPYRPLVSLHHGEFVSLVVGTAFGMMLLASSTNLLLVYLALEMVSLPSYILAGFLRGDRRSSEAALKYAVYGAAASGAMLYGLSFLYGMTGSIGFFEMREAIAGGEIPVVHLLVPIVLVLAGFGYKIAAVPFHMWAPDVYEGSATPITAFFSVGPKAAGLAVLIRFFHSVFAAGGEDSLRVIGSVDWTLVLGILSAITMTLGNLAAIPQDNLKRMLAYSSIAHAGTMLMGAVVLGGSGVHAILFYLVVYAFMNLGAFLVVIAISIDKRRETIADFRGLGWKMPFLGVSMTVFLLSLTGMPPTAGFVAKFAILRALIEEEIYWLAVVGVLNTVVSLYYYARVIKAMFLDPPDPAEPGVPSLSRIHILLIVLFLVPTILFGFRFGVLDAVAAASRSLVAGP; from the coding sequence ATGAACGGAACGGTCCTCGGGAACGCCGAGAGCATCCGCTACTTCCTCCCCGAGATCGTTCTCGTCGGGACGATCCTCGCGGTGATCGCCTTCGAGCTTTTCGCGGGGCGGGGACGAGCGACGGATCCGCCCACCGCCATCGGACGGAGATCCCCGGTGTGCGACGGGACGCTCGCGATCGGCATTCTCGGCGTCGCCGGTTCCCTCGCCGCGCTCCTCTCGCTCGGCTACGAAGGCCCTCTTCTTCTCTTCGAAGGGGCGATCGCTTGGGATCCCTTTTCGGTCTTCTTCCGCTGGTTCTCTCTCGCGGTCGCGGCGGCGGTTCTTCTTATCGCCCATCCGTACCGGCCGCTCGTCTCTCTTCACCACGGCGAGTTCGTCTCTCTCGTCGTCGGGACCGCGTTCGGGATGATGCTTCTCGCGTCCTCGACGAACCTCCTTCTCGTCTACCTCGCGCTCGAGATGGTCTCTCTCCCCTCGTACATCCTCGCCGGTTTCCTTCGCGGAGACCGAAGGTCGAGCGAGGCGGCGCTGAAATACGCCGTCTACGGAGCGGCCGCGTCGGGGGCGATGCTTTATGGCCTTTCCTTTCTCTACGGAATGACCGGCTCGATCGGCTTCTTCGAGATGCGCGAAGCGATCGCGGGGGGCGAGATCCCGGTCGTTCACCTTCTCGTCCCGATCGTGCTCGTTCTCGCCGGATTCGGATACAAGATCGCCGCGGTCCCGTTCCATATGTGGGCGCCGGACGTCTACGAAGGAAGCGCGACGCCGATCACCGCGTTCTTCTCTGTCGGCCCGAAAGCGGCGGGACTCGCGGTGCTCATCCGCTTTTTCCATTCGGTCTTCGCGGCGGGCGGCGAAGACTCGCTCCGAGTGATCGGCTCGGTCGACTGGACTCTCGTCCTTGGGATCCTCTCCGCGATCACGATGACCTTGGGGAACCTCGCCGCGATCCCACAGGACAACCTGAAGCGGATGCTCGCCTACTCCTCGATCGCCCACGCGGGAACGATGCTGATGGGCGCGGTCGTCCTCGGCGGCTCCGGAGTCCACGCGATCCTGTTCTATCTGGTCGTTTACGCATTCATGAACCTCGGAGCGTTTCTCGTGGTGATCGCGATCTCGATCGACAAGAGGCGCGAGACGATCGCGGACTTCCGCGGGCTCGGATGGAAGATGCCGTTCCTCGGCGTCTCGATGACCGTCTTTCTCCTCTCCCTCACCGGCATGCCGCCGACGGCCGGCTTCGTGGCCAAGTTCGCGATCCTGCGCGCGCTGATCGAGGAGGAGATCTACTGGCTCGCGGTGGTCGGCGTCCTGAACACCGTCGTCTCGCTCTACTACTACGCGCGCGTCATCAAGGCGATGTTCCTCGACCCGCCCGATCCGGCGGAGCCGGGCGTGCCCTCTCTCTCGAGAATCCACATCTTGCTCATCGTTCTCTTCCTCGTCCCGACGATTCTCTTCGGTTTCCGATTCGGAGTTCTCGACGCGGTCGCCGCCGCTTCCCGGTCGCTGGTCGCGGGACCATGA
- a CDS encoding HlyC/CorC family transporter, producing the protein MIPDSPSAPLTDASAPWGLLWAYVLFSLLFSFLCSIAEAVLLSITPSYIEDLAVRRPRLAGLVKRLKQEDVDRSLAAILTLNTVAHTVGAVGAGAQATILFGSAWVGLFSAVLTLAILFLTEIIPKTIGAVYWSSLVRPTAFFVHGLTLALYPIVRITELITKSISRGKQLHVFSREEFIAMARVGEATGHLHAKESRIIRNLFRLGSLRTADIMTPRTVISAIPETAKVSEALELVAGSPFSRLLLYRNNLDEVTGFALKQDILMQKAAGRDEERLSSLKRNILAVPGSMSLSTLLDNFLEHRQHIAIVIDEHGGTRGLVTFEDLVETLMGLEITDETDSVVDMRALARKQWLERAKALGIDEEIIEEP; encoded by the coding sequence ATGATCCCTGATTCGCCTTCGGCCCCTCTCACCGACGCGAGCGCCCCCTGGGGTCTCCTGTGGGCCTACGTGTTGTTCTCCTTGCTCTTCTCGTTTCTCTGCTCCATCGCGGAGGCGGTTCTACTCTCCATTACCCCCTCTTACATCGAAGACCTGGCCGTTCGGCGGCCGAGGCTCGCCGGTCTCGTGAAGCGCCTCAAGCAGGAAGACGTAGATCGATCGCTTGCCGCCATCTTGACCCTGAACACGGTCGCGCACACCGTCGGCGCCGTCGGAGCAGGCGCCCAGGCGACCATCCTGTTCGGGAGCGCATGGGTCGGCCTCTTCTCCGCGGTCCTGACTCTTGCAATCCTCTTTCTTACCGAGATCATCCCGAAGACGATCGGCGCCGTCTACTGGTCGAGTCTCGTTCGGCCGACCGCGTTCTTCGTGCACGGTCTTACCCTCGCTCTCTATCCCATCGTGCGGATCACGGAGTTGATAACGAAATCCATCTCGCGAGGAAAGCAGCTTCACGTCTTCAGTCGGGAGGAGTTCATCGCGATGGCCCGTGTCGGCGAAGCGACCGGGCACCTTCACGCCAAGGAGTCGAGGATCATCCGGAATCTGTTTCGCCTCGGATCTCTCCGCACGGCGGATATCATGACCCCTCGGACCGTGATTTCCGCGATTCCTGAGACGGCCAAGGTTTCGGAGGCGTTGGAGCTTGTCGCCGGCTCCCCCTTCTCGCGCCTGCTGCTCTATCGGAACAACCTGGACGAGGTCACGGGCTTTGCTCTCAAGCAGGACATCCTGATGCAGAAGGCCGCTGGGCGCGACGAGGAGCGCCTTTCGTCGTTGAAGCGAAACATCCTCGCCGTCCCCGGATCCATGTCGCTGTCGACCTTATTGGACAACTTCCTCGAACACCGTCAACACATCGCGATCGTGATCGACGAACACGGCGGTACCCGAGGACTGGTCACGTTCGAGGACCTGGTGGAGACCTTGATGGGCTTGGAGATCACGGACGAGACCGACTCGGTGGTCGACATGAGAGCATTGGCGCGCAAGCAGTGGTTGGAACGCGCCAAGGCGCTCGGAATCGACGAGGAGATCATCGAAGAACCCTAG
- a CDS encoding MBL fold metallo-hydrolase: protein MANEPRETPGDRIEVARIVVGPFQENCFLVREAGGSGCVVVDPGDEADRIAERIDERGWKPVAIVNTHAHLDHIGGIQELKEKYGIPLLLHEADEPLLRSAPEHARFFGVAEPTVPAVDRRLSDGDVLDFGGIRLEVLHTPGHSPGSVSLVAGGRVFVGDTLFEGSIGRTDLPGGSHGTLLRSIRRRLFALPDEAIVHCGHGPDTTIGRERRSNPFLRESSVGTIE from the coding sequence ATGGCGAACGAACCGCGGGAGACGCCGGGCGATCGGATCGAGGTCGCGCGGATCGTGGTCGGCCCCTTCCAGGAGAACTGCTTTCTGGTGCGGGAGGCCGGAGGCTCGGGATGCGTCGTCGTCGATCCGGGCGACGAAGCGGACCGGATCGCGGAACGGATCGATGAGAGGGGATGGAAGCCGGTCGCGATCGTGAACACGCACGCCCATCTCGATCACATCGGCGGTATTCAAGAGCTCAAGGAGAAATACGGCATCCCGCTCCTTCTTCACGAGGCGGACGAGCCGCTTCTTCGCTCGGCGCCCGAGCACGCGCGCTTCTTCGGCGTGGCGGAGCCGACCGTCCCCGCCGTGGACCGCCGTCTCTCCGACGGAGACGTGCTCGACTTCGGCGGGATCCGGCTCGAGGTTCTGCACACGCCGGGCCACTCGCCCGGAAGCGTCAGCCTCGTCGCCGGCGGACGCGTCTTCGTGGGGGACACTCTCTTCGAGGGATCGATCGGCAGAACCGATCTCCCGGGGGGTTCGCACGGGACTTTGCTCCGCTCGATCCGCAGGCGGCTCTTCGCGCTGCCGGACGAAGCGATCGTCCACTGCGGGCACGGACCCGACACAACGATCGGCCGCGAGAGACGATCGAACCCGTTTCTCCGGGAATCGTCGGTGGGAACGATCGAGTAG
- a CDS encoding HAD-IA family hydrolase, with protein MSPVSPPRLPISFVLFDLDGTLVDTLEDIAASVNHALRTLGLPERSLEEVRTFVGRGVQHLVLRAIGSENAEKADRLLDLFRAHYDAHCLDRSRLMPGARECLEYFAGRDLGVVSNKPERFVRRLLEGLGIDSYFKVMFGGDSTAERKPSPLMVRAALGTLGRSPNEGILAGDLPVDVETGRAAGVYTVALLGGFGTREELEASSPDLLLDDLHMLVRRFG; from the coding sequence ATGAGCCCGGTCTCTCCGCCCCGGCTTCCGATTTCCTTCGTCCTCTTCGACTTAGACGGAACGCTCGTCGACACGCTCGAGGATATCGCCGCTTCCGTGAACCACGCGCTTCGCACGCTCGGCCTTCCCGAGCGGTCCCTCGAGGAGGTGCGGACGTTCGTCGGCCGCGGCGTTCAGCATCTTGTTCTTCGCGCGATCGGAAGCGAGAACGCCGAGAAGGCGGATCGGTTGCTCGACCTCTTCCGCGCCCACTACGACGCGCACTGCCTCGACCGATCGCGCCTCATGCCGGGCGCGCGGGAGTGTCTCGAATACTTCGCGGGGAGAGACCTCGGCGTGGTCTCGAACAAGCCGGAGCGCTTCGTGCGGCGGCTGCTCGAGGGGCTCGGAATCGATTCATACTTCAAGGTTATGTTCGGCGGGGACTCGACGGCCGAACGAAAGCCGTCGCCTCTCATGGTGCGCGCCGCGCTCGGGACGCTCGGGCGCTCGCCGAATGAGGGGATTCTCGCCGGCGATCTCCCGGTCGATGTCGAGACCGGCCGCGCGGCCGGCGTCTACACGGTCGCTCTTCTCGGCGGCTTCGGCACGCGCGAGGAGCTCGAGGCCTCCTCTCCCGACCTCCTGCTCGACGATCTCCACATGCTCGTCCGGCGGTTCGGGTAG
- a CDS encoding (deoxy)nucleoside triphosphate pyrophosphohydrolase, whose amino-acid sequence MKPEKPFVRVVAGVAFRDGRFLAALRPEGKPCAGRWEFPGGKVEAGETDEEALRRELREELGVEARIGEEIDVRTHEYPEKTVELHFYRIVEWREEPLAIGVGALRWFAPEEAGDAPFLEGDKEFLAKMKNPSFVRERFS is encoded by the coding sequence ATGAAGCCCGAGAAGCCGTTCGTCCGCGTGGTCGCCGGGGTCGCCTTTCGAGACGGCCGCTTTCTCGCCGCGCTTCGCCCGGAAGGAAAGCCGTGCGCGGGACGATGGGAGTTCCCCGGCGGGAAGGTCGAGGCGGGAGAAACCGACGAAGAGGCCCTCCGCCGGGAGCTTCGCGAGGAGCTCGGCGTGGAGGCGCGAATCGGCGAGGAGATCGATGTCCGAACACACGAATACCCGGAAAAGACGGTGGAGCTTCACTTCTATCGGATCGTAGAATGGCGGGAGGAGCCGCTCGCGATCGGTGTCGGCGCGCTCCGCTGGTTCGCCCCGGAGGAGGCCGGCGATGCGCCGTTCCTCGAGGGAGACAAGGAGTTCTTGGCGAAGATGAAGAACCCGTCCTTCGTGAGGGAGCGGTTTTCATGA
- a CDS encoding NADH-quinone oxidoreductase subunit M — MDILTWITFSPLLFIPILLLLPENRKNAIRWTAAAGTAVPLALAAYLYGAFDRTLAGINEPGSFQFVVRNPWIESFSIEYYMGIDGLSVTMVLLTALLSFLCIFASFGIDRGLRGYFSMFLLLEVGMMGVFCALDFFLFYLFWEIMLLPMYFLIGVWGGPRKVYAAIKFFLYTLFGSVLMLLCILALYFKGGHTFDMVRLMNGAVESGSIGLFGTALGFGKAIFIGLFIGFAIKVPIFPFHTWLPDAHVEAPTPISVILAGVLLKMGTYGMLRISYPILPEATRWFAPALAALALVNIVYGALCAMAQKDLKKLIAYSSISHMGFVLLGMSSGTVQGMNGAVLQMFNHGTITAMLFLLVGVIYDRAHHREIEGFGGLAGRTPVYATFSALAFFAAIGLPGLSGFISEALVLIGGFRTFPAFTILSASGIVLGAAYMLWTYQRIFLGPLNEKYSALPEIDGREIFTLAPLAALAVLLGFYPHPILGMMHSSMSHLVRAVWG, encoded by the coding sequence ATGGACATCCTGACCTGGATCACGTTCTCGCCGCTTCTCTTCATCCCGATTCTCCTCCTCTTGCCGGAGAATCGGAAGAACGCGATCCGATGGACCGCCGCAGCGGGGACGGCCGTTCCCCTCGCGCTCGCCGCCTATCTCTACGGAGCGTTCGATCGAACCCTCGCGGGGATCAACGAGCCGGGCTCTTTCCAGTTCGTCGTTCGGAACCCGTGGATCGAGTCGTTCTCCATCGAGTACTACATGGGAATCGACGGATTGTCGGTCACGATGGTGCTTCTCACGGCGCTCCTCTCGTTCCTCTGCATCTTCGCTTCGTTCGGCATCGATCGAGGGCTTCGCGGGTATTTCTCGATGTTTCTCCTTCTCGAGGTCGGGATGATGGGCGTCTTCTGCGCGCTCGACTTCTTTCTCTTCTATCTCTTCTGGGAGATCATGCTCCTCCCGATGTACTTCCTGATCGGCGTCTGGGGCGGACCCCGAAAGGTTTATGCGGCAATCAAATTCTTCCTCTACACGCTCTTCGGCTCCGTGCTCATGCTTCTTTGCATTCTCGCTCTCTATTTCAAGGGCGGCCACACCTTCGACATGGTTCGCCTCATGAACGGAGCGGTGGAGTCGGGATCGATCGGCCTCTTCGGAACCGCCCTCGGTTTCGGCAAGGCGATCTTCATCGGCCTCTTCATCGGCTTCGCGATCAAGGTGCCGATCTTCCCGTTCCACACGTGGCTTCCGGACGCGCATGTCGAGGCGCCCACTCCGATCTCGGTGATCCTCGCCGGAGTCCTCCTCAAGATGGGAACCTACGGGATGCTCCGGATCAGCTATCCCATCCTCCCAGAGGCGACCCGCTGGTTCGCGCCGGCGCTCGCCGCTCTCGCGCTCGTGAACATCGTGTACGGCGCGCTCTGCGCGATGGCGCAGAAGGACCTCAAGAAGCTGATCGCCTACTCTTCGATCAGCCACATGGGCTTCGTTCTTCTCGGGATGTCCTCGGGCACCGTCCAGGGGATGAACGGAGCGGTCCTTCAGATGTTCAACCACGGAACGATCACGGCGATGCTCTTCCTCCTCGTCGGGGTGATCTACGACCGCGCGCATCACCGGGAGATCGAGGGCTTCGGCGGGCTCGCCGGCCGCACGCCCGTTTACGCGACCTTCTCCGCGCTCGCCTTCTTTGCGGCGATCGGGCTCCCCGGGCTCTCCGGCTTCATCTCGGAGGCGCTCGTGCTCATCGGCGGCTTCCGCACGTTCCCCGCGTTCACGATCCTCTCTGCCTCGGGGATCGTGCTCGGGGCGGCGTACATGCTCTGGACGTACCAGCGGATCTTCCTCGGACCGCTGAACGAGAAATACTCGGCGCTCCCGGAGATCGACGGACGCGAGATCTTCACGCTCGCTCCGCTCGCGGCGCTCGCGGTTCTTCTCGGTTTCTACCCGCACCCGATTCTCGGGATGATGCACTCGTCGATGAGCCATCTCGTGCGGGCGGTTTGGGGGTAA
- a CDS encoding SLC13 family permease, giving the protein MEHFLVLGLIGSALVLFALEVVRPDLVGLGVLLVLLLSRTVTIEEGFSGFSNPAVITVLAMFILSSGLIRTGVADHLAGVITKAGGGHPVFLTAAVMAIVGVMSAFMNNIGAVAILLPSMYVVARKLEYPVTKLLIPLSFGSLLGGLTTLIGTPPNLLCSTAMEEAGFRGFRMFDFVPTGLAVMATGILYMALVGRFLIPVRKETESLTQRFHLQDYLTEVVVPEGSSLIGKSLAEAGLPKTLGLSVLRVRRKDAPDHAFVPSPTTVLQMGDCLIVEGNIEELLQSKSSGPLRIVAETKFEDSALIGADIELAEVVIAPNATLRGQSINQGQLRSRYNVLVLALRRRGRDLVERFTYMPLRVGDVLLVQGSPEAIGEVARSADFLVANRLEHEARESKKAPLALAIMALSVATAATGLLHISVAGMLGVLLMALTKCVRVQTMYRAVEWRVIFLIACMMPLGIAMNDEHSGTARWLAEHVVSRTGPHGPLVVMASLFLFTTTITEVMSNAAAAVLTAPIGVAIAVAMGLEPHPFLMAIAIGASTTFLTPVGHQANVLVYGVGNYRFADFPRVGALLNLLIFVVTMIVVPIVLPFVELPVR; this is encoded by the coding sequence ATGGAGCACTTCCTTGTCCTTGGGCTGATCGGCTCGGCGCTCGTCCTCTTCGCGCTCGAGGTCGTGCGGCCCGACCTCGTGGGGCTCGGCGTGCTTCTGGTGCTCCTCTTGTCCCGCACGGTAACCATCGAGGAGGGATTCTCCGGATTCAGCAACCCGGCCGTGATCACGGTTCTGGCGATGTTCATCCTGAGCTCGGGGCTGATCCGCACGGGCGTCGCCGATCACCTCGCCGGAGTCATCACGAAAGCGGGCGGCGGACACCCGGTATTCCTGACCGCCGCCGTGATGGCGATCGTGGGCGTGATGTCCGCGTTCATGAACAACATCGGCGCGGTCGCCATCCTTCTCCCTTCCATGTACGTCGTCGCCCGAAAGCTGGAGTATCCGGTCACCAAGCTGCTCATCCCGCTCTCCTTCGGGTCGCTCCTCGGCGGGCTGACGACGCTGATCGGAACGCCGCCCAACCTGCTCTGTTCGACGGCGATGGAAGAAGCGGGCTTTCGCGGATTTCGGATGTTCGACTTCGTGCCGACGGGGCTCGCGGTGATGGCGACCGGCATTCTCTACATGGCGCTCGTCGGACGGTTCCTCATCCCCGTGCGAAAAGAGACCGAGAGCCTGACGCAGCGCTTCCATTTGCAGGACTACCTCACCGAAGTAGTGGTTCCCGAGGGAAGCTCGCTCATTGGAAAGTCCCTCGCGGAAGCAGGCCTACCCAAGACGCTCGGGCTCTCGGTCCTTCGCGTTCGTCGCAAGGACGCTCCCGATCATGCGTTCGTTCCATCGCCGACCACGGTGTTGCAGATGGGTGACTGCCTCATCGTAGAAGGGAACATCGAGGAACTTCTTCAGAGCAAGAGCAGCGGCCCGCTTCGAATTGTCGCGGAGACGAAGTTCGAGGACTCGGCGCTCATCGGCGCCGATATCGAGCTTGCCGAGGTGGTCATCGCCCCGAACGCGACCCTGCGCGGTCAATCGATCAACCAAGGCCAACTGCGCTCCCGCTACAACGTATTGGTTCTCGCGCTCCGCCGGCGCGGGCGCGATCTCGTGGAGCGCTTCACCTACATGCCGCTCCGAGTGGGCGATGTGCTCCTCGTGCAGGGATCGCCCGAGGCGATCGGCGAGGTGGCGAGGAGCGCAGATTTCCTGGTCGCGAACCGCCTCGAGCACGAGGCGCGCGAGTCGAAGAAGGCGCCGTTGGCCCTCGCGATCATGGCCCTCTCGGTGGCGACGGCGGCGACGGGATTGCTTCACATCTCGGTGGCGGGAATGCTCGGGGTGCTGCTCATGGCGCTCACGAAGTGCGTGCGCGTTCAAACCATGTATCGTGCGGTCGAGTGGAGGGTGATCTTCCTCATCGCCTGCATGATGCCGCTCGGCATCGCCATGAACGACGAGCACTCGGGGACCGCGCGCTGGCTCGCGGAGCATGTGGTGAGTCGGACGGGGCCGCACGGGCCGCTGGTCGTGATGGCGAGCCTGTTCCTCTTCACGACGACGATCACGGAAGTCATGTCGAACGCCGCTGCCGCGGTGTTGACCGCGCCGATCGGCGTGGCGATCGCGGTGGCGATGGGGCTGGAGCCTCATCCCTTCCTGATGGCGATCGCGATCGGGGCCTCCACCACATTCCTGACGCCGGTCGGCCACCAGGCGAACGTGCTGGTCTACGGCGTGGGGAACTATCGGTTCGCCGACTTCCCGCGCGTAGGCGCTCTTCTCAACTTGCTGATCTTCGTCGTCACGATGATCGTGGTGCCGATCGTGTTGCCGTTCGTGGAGCTTCCGGTCAGGTGA